A window of Mangifera indica cultivar Alphonso chromosome 13, CATAS_Mindica_2.1, whole genome shotgun sequence contains these coding sequences:
- the LOC123195261 gene encoding MDIS1-interacting receptor like kinase 2-like encodes MNYYYFIKDPLICFIIFFVPTTVIFSLIFGYFFLLKRKNNKNVEHTTRETRNGDVFKIWNYDGRIVFEDVIKATEDFDIKYCIGTGGYGSVYKARLPGGQVFAVKKLHRSESTFLNSFQNESYLLSQIRHRNIVRLYGFCLHRRCMFLIYEYIEKGNLFCLLCNDEEAVKLSWSKRVNIIKSVAYALSYLHHDCSPPIVHRDISSTNILLNSESKTFLADFGLARILNFDSSNRTIRAGTYGYIAPELAYTMVVTEKCDVYSYGVLVLEVLMGGHPGDLLASLSSPSSPNITLTGVLDPRLAPPYGGKVLQNIVVCFAMAFACLSSKPESRPTMQCVSKEFLAEKPLGKPFHEITVSDLRNLDTFLAD; translated from the exons ATGAACtattattactttataaaaGATCCCCTCATTTGcttcattatattttttgtgcCTACCACTGTAATTTTCTCTCTAATTTTCGGATACTTTTTCCTTCTTAAGcggaagaataataaaaatgttgagCACACTACGAGAGAAACCCGGAATGGAGATGTGTTCAAAATATGGAATTATGATGGAAGAATTGTGTTTGAGGACGTAATTAAAGCAACTGAGGATTTTGACATCAAGTATTGCATTGGTACCGGAGGCTATGGCAGCGTTTACAAAGCACGGTTACCAGGTGGCCAAGTATTTGCTGTGAAGAAGCTTCACCGTTCAGAATCAACCTTCTTAAATAGTTTCCAAAATGAGTCTTATCTACTATCCCAAATACGGCATCGAAACATTGTCAGGCTTTATGGTTTTTGTTTACATAGACGATGCATGTTTTTGATTTATGAGTACATAGAGAAGGGAAACTTGTTCTGTTTGTTGTGCAATGATGAGGAAGCAGTTAAATTGAGTTGGAGCAAGAGGGTGAACATTATCAAGAGTGTAGCATATGCTTTATCTTACTTGCATCATGACTGCAGCCCGCCAATTGTTCATCGCGATATATCAAGCACCAACATTCTATTGAACTCAGAATCAAAGACCTTCCTTGCTGACTTTGGTTTGGCTCGAATTCTTAATTTTGACTCATCCAATAGAACCATAAGAGCAGGCACATACGGTTATATTGCTCCAG aaCTTGCGTACACTATGGTTGTGACAGAAAAATGTGACGTTTATAGTTATGGGGTTTTAGTACTAGAAGTATTAATGGGAGGCCATCCGGGAGATCTTCTTGCATCATTGTCATCTCCGTCTAGTCCAAATATAACGTTAACTGGTGTTTTAGACCCACGTCTTGCACCTCCATATGGTGGAAAGGTTTTGCAGAATATTGTGGTTTGTTTTGCAATGGCATTTGCATGCTTGAGTTCCAAGCCAGAATCTCGGCCAACAATGCAATGTGTGTCTAAAGAATTTCTTGCCGAAAAGCCATTGGGAAAACCTTTCCATGAAATTACTGTATCAGACCTCAGAAACTTGGATACGTTTTTGGCTgattaa
- the LOC123194317 gene encoding heparanase-like protein 3, translating into MGCARWLVGLCFLSLNVISVYGSVVEGSVFINGKTAIGRIDDDFICGTMDWWPPEKCDYGTCSWGNTSMLNLDLNNNIFLNAVKAFSPLKIRLGGTLQDKVIYATEDSKQACVQFGKNTSEMFGFTQGCLPMQRWDELNEFFKKAGAKIIFGLNALAGRSVHPDGPSEGVWDSTNAESLISYTVKKNYTIHGWELGNELCGSGVGTRVAAAQYVIDTMVLQNIVQKIYTGVEPKPLIIAPGGFYDENWFKEYVDKTKNSLDVLSRHIYNLGPGVDEHLVEKILDPSVLDNEVSKFSSVENLIKNSGTSAVAWVGEAGGAYNSGHNLVTNAFVFSFWYLDQLGMASVHDTKTYCRQTLIGGNYGLLNSATFVPNPDYYSALLWHKLMGRNVLSSNFSGTKKIRTYAHCAKQSKGITLLLINLDNSTTVHANVMLNKTSVLRYQRKSQSTEIVELPQAAAGGNSREEYHLTAKDGDLHSQTMLLNGKILSVNSQGDIPPLLPSIVNSREAIVVDPLSIVFVHMPDVILPACS; encoded by the exons ATGGGTTGTGCGAGGTGGTTGGTGGGGTTGTGTTTTCTAAGCTTAAACGTCATTTCTGTCTATGGAAGTGTGGTTGAAGGAAGCGTTTTCATTAATGGGAAAACTGCCATTGGAAGGATTGATGATGATTTCATTTGTGGAACAATGGACTGGTGGCCTCCTGAGAAATGTGACTATGGAACATGCAGCTGGGGGAACACCTCCATGCTCAATCTG GACcttaataacaatattttcttGAATGCAGTGAAAG CTTTTTCACCATTGAAGATTAGATTGGGTGGCACTTTGCAAGACAAGGTCATATATGCTACTGAAGATAGTAAGCAAGCCTGTGTTCAATTTGGCAAAAATACTTCAGAAATGTTTGGTTTTACTCAGGGTTGTTTACCGATGCAAAGATGGGATGAACTTAATGAGTTTTTCAAGAAAGCTGG GGCTAAGATTATTTTTGGGCTAAATGCTCTTGCCGGACGGTCTGTGCATCCTGATGGTCCTTCTGAAGGGGTTTGGGACTCCACAAATGCTGAATCCCTGATAAGTTATACAGTAAAAAAGAACTATACTATACATGGTTGGGAGCTTG GGAATGAATTGTGTGGAAGTGGAGTTGGAACAAGAGTTGCAGCAGCTCAGTATGTTATTGACACCATGGTTCTACAGAATATTGTGCAGAAAATATATACGGGTGTGGAACCTAAGCCTCTGATAATTGCACCAGGAGGATTCTATGATGAAAATTGGTTTAAAGAATAtgtagataaaacaaaaaattctttagacGTGCTCAGCCGTCACATTTATAATCTCGGCCCTG GTGTTGATGAGCACCTTGTTGAAAAAATTCTTGATCCGTCTGTTCTCGACAATGAGGTCAGTAAATTTAGTTCAGTCGAGAACCTCATCAAGAACTCTGGGACTTCTGCAGTTGCTTGGGTTGGTGAGGCAGGAGGTGCATACAACAGTGGCCACAATCTCGTTACCAATGCATTTGTGTTTAGCTTCTG GTATTTGGATCAACTCGGTATGGCATCAGTTCATGATACGAAAACATACTGCAGACAGACATTAATCGGAGGAAATTATGGTTTACTCAACTCCGCAACCTTTGTACCAAACCCAGATTACTACAG TGCTCTTCTTTGGCACAAATTAATGGGAAGAAATGTTCTGTCTTCAAACTTTTCCGGGACCAAAAAAATACGCACATATGCTCATTGTGCAAAACAATCG AAGGGGATCACATTACTACTGATTAACCTAGACAATAGCACCACAGTTCATGCCAATGTAATGTTAAACAAAACTTCAGTGTTGCGATACCAGCGCAAATCTCAGAGCACAGAAATAGTTGAGCTACCTCAGGCTGCTGCAGGTGGTAATTCGAGAGAGGAATACCATCTTACAGCAAAGGATGGAGATTTACATAGCCAAACTATGCTACTAAATGGAAAAATTTTGAGTGTAAATTCACAAGGAGATATACCTCCATTGTTGCCTTCAATTGTAAATTCAAGAGAGGCAATAGTGGTTGATCCTTTGTCTATTGTATTTGTTCACATGCCAGATGTTATTCTCCCTGCTTGCAGCTGA
- the LOC123194334 gene encoding protein SRG1-like, with protein MTSRSVQELSMSGQEVPQNYIYKDSDGGSFDASLLLMEIPIVDMALLTSPSSSKQELEKLRSDLTSWGCFQAINHGIETELLDELRDVTRQFFALPEEKKQKYSREDGSLEGYGNDMILFENQTLDWIDRLYLTVSPDDQRQLKYWPETPETFREILHQYTKKIEVMTEVILKAMARSINLDENSFLDMHGEKATLFARFNFYPPCPRPDAILGLKPHADGSALTVLLQDKQVEGLQFLKDNQWYRVPIIPEALVVNIGDQIEIMSNGIFKSPTHRAVTNRESERISVVLFSTPNSDREIEPLDGLVDETRPRLYKKLKDYPSFFFQYYQRGERPIEAAKV; from the exons ATGACCTCCAGAAGTGTTCAAGAACTCAGCATGAGTGGCCAAGAAGTGcctcaaaactatatatacaaggACAGTGATGGAGGAAGCTTTGATGCTTCTCTGCTGCTCATGGAGATTCCAATTGTTGATATGGCTCTTCTCACGTCTCCGTCATCTAGCAAGCAAGAACTTGAAAAGCTTCGTTCAGATCTGACTTCATGGGGCTGTTTCCAG GCAATTAATCATGGAATTGAAACTGAATTACTGGACGAATTGCGAGATGTCACCAGGCAATTCTTTGCACTTCCAGAAGAAAAGAAGCAGAAATACAGCAGAGAAGATGGTAGCCTTGAGGGATATGGAAACGACATGATTTTGTTTGAGAATCAAACACTTGATTGGATTGATCGATTATATCTTACTGTAAGTCCAGACGATCAACGACAACTCAAATACTGGCCTGAAACCCCTGAAACTTTTAG GGAAATTCTACATCAATATACGAAGAAGATAGAAGTGATGACTGAAGTCATCCTTAAGGCCATGGCGAGGTCAATAAATCTGGATGAGAATAGCTTTCTGGATATGCATGGAGAAAAAGCCACACTTTTTGCTAGATTCAACTTTTATCCTCCATGTCCAAGGCCTGATGCCATTCTCGGTCTGAAGCCCCATGCAGATGGATCAGCTCTCACCGTTCTTCTTCAAGACAAACAAGTAGAAGGCCTCCAATTCCTGAAGGACAATCAGTGGTACAGAGTTCCAATCATTCCTGAGGCACTTGTTGTAAACATTGGTGATCAGATAGAG ATAATGAGCAATGGAATATTTAAGAGCCCTACACACAGAGCGGTGACAAATAGAGAAAGTGAAAGAATTTCTGTGGTTTTGTTCTCTACGCCAAATTCCGATAGGGAGATTGAGCCTCTGGATGGATTAGTGGATGAGACAAGGCCAAGATTATACAAGAAGTTGAAAGATTATCCCAGCttcttttttcaatattacCAACGAGGTGAGAGGCCAATTGAAGCCGCAAAGGTTTAG